The following are encoded in a window of Neomicrococcus lactis genomic DNA:
- the miaA gene encoding tRNA (adenosine(37)-N6)-dimethylallyltransferase MiaA, with protein sequence MRPALTPELTERIALNPSCVVVIVGPTGTGKSDLSLDLAEQFDGEIVNTDAMQFYRGMDIGTAKLSVAERRGLPHHLLDILDVTEEASVATFQTQVRETIDDIVARGKRAILVGGSGLYVRAAIDHLEFPPTNAEVRATLQDRATAEGLDVLKAELAQVDPESASRLSDERRIIRALEVFQLTGRPFTSFMPQREYLRDTVQIGLDMDRAALHERLALRVHRMAEAGLLDEVERLGKQGLRDGKTASRAIGYQQFLSVLDGEMSVDAAIESTIVATRQFARRQVTWFKADPRVTWLNLGS encoded by the coding sequence GTGCGTCCCGCACTCACGCCCGAACTCACTGAACGCATCGCGCTCAACCCGAGCTGCGTCGTCGTCATTGTGGGTCCAACCGGTACCGGGAAATCTGATCTTTCGCTGGATCTTGCCGAGCAATTTGACGGCGAGATCGTAAATACGGATGCCATGCAGTTCTACCGCGGCATGGATATTGGCACGGCGAAGCTTTCGGTTGCCGAGCGGCGCGGGCTACCGCATCACCTTTTGGACATTCTTGACGTCACTGAAGAAGCCTCAGTTGCGACGTTCCAAACGCAAGTGCGCGAGACCATCGATGACATTGTTGCGCGTGGCAAGCGGGCGATTCTGGTGGGTGGGTCGGGGCTGTATGTGCGCGCGGCGATCGACCATCTCGAATTCCCGCCCACCAACGCCGAGGTCAGAGCCACGCTGCAGGACCGGGCGACAGCCGAAGGTCTAGACGTACTGAAAGCCGAGCTGGCACAGGTGGATCCTGAATCAGCGAGCAGGCTGAGCGATGAACGCCGCATCATTCGTGCCCTTGAAGTCTTCCAACTGACGGGACGCCCATTCACCTCGTTCATGCCGCAGCGCGAATACTTGCGTGACACGGTTCAGATTGGCCTCGACATGGACCGCGCGGCACTGCACGAACGGCTGGCACTGCGCGTGCACCGCATGGCCGAGGCTGGGCTTCTGGACGAAGTCGAGCGGCTGGGAAAGCAAGGCCTGCGTGACGGCAAGACCGCGAGTCGCGCGATTGGCTACCAACAGTTCCTCTCGGTTTTGGACGGGGAGATGAGCGTGGATGCCGCCATCGAGTCCACGATCGTGGCGACACGGCAGTTTGCACGTCGTCAAGTGACCTGGTTCAAAGCGGACCCTCGGGTGACATGGCTAAACTTGGGCTCATGA
- a CDS encoding helix-turn-helix domain-containing protein codes for MVKQPVSVNGIVRWRDVAMTVPENNHPKEKKMVVLRHEIGDVLREIRQRQGRTLREVSHSARVSLGYLSEVERGQKEASSELLSSICEALSVPVSVMLRMVSDRIAIAEGLQIPDTVPAEMTQAFTSVIPDELPEEFSEDLAARH; via the coding sequence ATGGTCAAGCAGCCAGTATCCGTAAACGGCATTGTCCGTTGGCGTGATGTGGCTATGACGGTTCCGGAAAACAACCACCCAAAGGAGAAGAAGATGGTTGTACTTCGCCACGAAATCGGAGATGTTCTTCGCGAAATCCGCCAGCGTCAGGGCCGCACTTTGCGCGAGGTATCGCACAGCGCGCGTGTCTCGCTGGGATACTTGTCAGAAGTCGAACGCGGACAGAAGGAAGCTTCCTCCGAGCTACTGTCCTCCATTTGCGAGGCACTCAGCGTGCCCGTCTCAGTGATGTTGCGTATGGTCTCTGACCGTATTGCGATCGCTGAAGGACTGCAGATTCCGGATACTGTTCCTGCCGAAATGACGCAGGCATTCACGTCCGTTATTCCTGACGAACTTCCAGAGGAATTCTCTGAGGACCTCGCAGCACGTCACTAA
- the recA gene encoding recombinase RecA, with protein sequence MAAAPDREKALEAALAQIDKQYGKGSVMRLGDETRAPIETISTSSIALDVALGIGGLPRGRVVEIYGPESSGKTTVALHAVANAQRNGGIAAFIDAEHALDPEYAKKLGVDTDALLVSQPDTGEQALEIMDMLIGSGAIDIVVIDSVAALVPKAEIEGDMGDSHVGLQARLMSQALRKITGRLNQTKTTAIFINQLREKIGVFFGSPETTTGGKALKFYASVRIDVRRIETLKDGTNAVGNRTRAKIVKNKMAPPFKQAEFDILYGLGISREGGLIDMGVEHGLVKKSGAWFTYDGDQLGQGKENARQFLKDNPDLTNELERQIREKLGIGVQANAAEGEPTLKAVGDK encoded by the coding sequence ATGGCAGCAGCACCAGATCGCGAAAAGGCTCTTGAAGCCGCACTCGCGCAGATTGATAAGCAGTACGGTAAGGGCTCCGTTATGCGCCTGGGTGACGAGACTCGTGCACCCATCGAAACCATTTCCACGAGCTCCATTGCGCTGGACGTCGCTCTGGGTATTGGCGGCCTTCCACGCGGTCGCGTCGTGGAGATCTACGGTCCGGAATCTTCCGGTAAGACCACCGTCGCTCTTCACGCTGTAGCAAACGCGCAGCGCAACGGCGGCATCGCAGCCTTCATCGACGCCGAGCACGCTCTCGATCCTGAATACGCCAAGAAGCTTGGCGTGGACACGGATGCGCTCTTGGTTTCGCAGCCAGATACGGGTGAACAAGCCCTCGAGATCATGGACATGCTGATTGGCTCTGGCGCTATCGACATCGTGGTCATTGACTCCGTTGCCGCGTTGGTTCCTAAGGCTGAAATCGAAGGCGACATGGGCGATTCCCACGTGGGACTTCAGGCACGTTTGATGAGCCAGGCGCTTCGTAAGATCACGGGTCGTTTGAACCAGACCAAGACCACCGCCATCTTCATCAACCAGCTCCGCGAGAAGATTGGTGTCTTCTTCGGCTCACCTGAAACTACCACCGGTGGTAAGGCGCTGAAGTTCTACGCATCGGTGCGTATCGACGTTCGCCGTATTGAAACCTTGAAGGATGGCACGAACGCCGTGGGTAACCGCACGCGCGCCAAGATCGTCAAGAACAAGATGGCTCCTCCTTTCAAGCAGGCAGAATTCGACATCCTGTACGGCCTGGGCATCTCCCGCGAAGGCGGCTTGATCGACATGGGTGTGGAACACGGCTTGGTGAAGAAGTCCGGCGCTTGGTTCACCTACGACGGCGACCAGCTGGGTCAGGGTAAGGAAAACGCCCGTCAGTTCTTGAAGGACAACCCAGACCTCACCAACGAACTGGAACGCCAGATCCGCGAGAAGCTCGGCATTGGTGTCCAAGCGAACGCCGCTGAGGGCGAACCAACGCTCAAGGCTGTTGGCGATAAGTAG
- a CDS encoding regulatory protein RecX, whose amino-acid sequence MANDGPVDWGVNVAAEDSSEKTRKPRRSRKSEKPALDLLDEDNGSSLFEGSLFGDPLSDSLGSGQESSQAGSKASGRVSDRARSGRGSSRGAGGRRRAGSFGGEKAEGREEPSEMTPERQERFAKNIVLQQLSMSMKSRQQLAKKLAEKNVPEDVAIKVLDRMEEVHLVNDETFAHMWVESRHGNRKLGKRSLRRELREKGIDEELAQQALENVSEDDERDACHVLVQKKLGVSSPEESTRVQVDDSAPWETRQAQLKEREKQVRRLVSMLMRKGYSGSLAMAVVSEYV is encoded by the coding sequence ATGGCTAATGACGGACCCGTGGATTGGGGAGTCAATGTAGCTGCGGAGGACTCTTCGGAGAAGACCCGGAAGCCTCGCCGGTCTCGCAAGAGCGAAAAACCTGCGCTGGATCTTCTGGATGAAGACAACGGGTCCTCGCTGTTCGAAGGTTCGTTGTTTGGTGATCCGCTGAGCGACTCGCTCGGCTCGGGGCAAGAGAGTAGCCAAGCGGGTAGCAAAGCGAGTGGCCGAGTAAGTGACCGAGCACGTAGTGGCCGGGGATCATCGCGAGGCGCTGGCGGACGGCGGCGTGCTGGTTCGTTTGGCGGCGAGAAAGCGGAGGGCCGTGAAGAGCCATCAGAGATGACGCCGGAGCGGCAGGAACGATTCGCGAAGAACATCGTGTTGCAACAGCTCAGCATGTCGATGAAGTCGCGGCAGCAGCTGGCGAAGAAGCTCGCCGAGAAGAATGTTCCAGAAGACGTAGCGATCAAAGTCTTGGACCGGATGGAAGAAGTTCATCTGGTCAACGACGAGACCTTCGCCCACATGTGGGTGGAGAGCCGCCACGGAAACCGGAAACTCGGCAAACGTTCCCTGCGGCGGGAGCTGCGCGAAAAGGGCATCGACGAAGAGCTGGCACAACAGGCACTCGAGAACGTCAGTGAAGACGACGAACGCGATGCCTGCCATGTTCTGGTCCAGAAGAAGCTCGGAGTCTCGTCTCCTGAGGAATCCACGCGAGTGCAGGTCGACGACTCAGCTCCGTGGGAAACTCGACAAGCGCAGCTCAAGGAGCGCGAGAAACAAGTTCGACGCTTGGTCTCCATGCTCATGCGTAAGGGCTACTCTGGTTCGCTCGCCATGGCCGTAGTCTCCGAATACGTGTAG
- the pgsA gene encoding CDP-diacylglycerol--glycerol-3-phosphate 3-phosphatidyltransferase: MTNQNVPAGEQQNTEPSALNLPNILTTLRIVLVPFFVWFLILDAEQRGPWRWWALAVFAVAMYTDKLDGDIARARGLITNFGKVADPIADKLLTGAALIMLSITNDLWWWVTIVILVREWGITLMRFMMLNRAVMPANKGGKLKTVLQTVGIAILLLPISHDLSWLWWIGTIIMLIAMAITVVTGIDYVRQAIKISKDQTDDHRPAN; the protein is encoded by the coding sequence GTGACGAACCAAAACGTTCCCGCGGGGGAGCAGCAGAACACTGAACCGTCGGCTCTCAACCTTCCCAATATCCTGACGACGCTTCGCATCGTGTTGGTGCCGTTCTTCGTCTGGTTCTTGATTCTGGACGCGGAGCAGCGCGGTCCGTGGCGATGGTGGGCACTCGCAGTGTTCGCCGTGGCCATGTACACGGACAAGCTCGACGGCGATATTGCGCGGGCACGTGGATTGATCACGAACTTCGGCAAGGTCGCTGACCCGATTGCTGACAAGCTCCTCACGGGAGCTGCGCTCATCATGCTGTCCATCACGAACGACTTGTGGTGGTGGGTCACCATCGTGATCTTGGTGCGCGAGTGGGGCATTACCCTCATGCGCTTCATGATGCTGAACCGTGCCGTCATGCCAGCCAACAAGGGTGGCAAGCTCAAGACCGTTCTGCAGACCGTGGGTATCGCGATTCTCTTGCTTCCCATCAGCCACGACCTTTCGTGGCTCTGGTGGATCGGAACCATCATCATGCTGATCGCTATGGCGATCACGGTGGTCACGGGCATTGACTACGTGCGCCAGGCCATCAAGATCAGCAAGGACCAAACAGATGACCACCGCCCAGCCAACTGA
- a CDS encoding FtsK/SpoIIIE family DNA translocase, translated as MPADQHDLPLVLRWIRSLWLGIARVVGGAFRQIGRDVRPDLDVRRDGTALFLVVIAVLIALVEWWGLRGVGWFGQGVHNVAAGTLGWMAVVVPFFLFIGAARLFRYPENHAANNRIGIGLTLGTIAGAGIAHVNGGMLSISDSFLNLLEGGGVVGYLATVPLGALITKWGVLVLNIVLAFLALLIVTATPFRHIPRRLRAGYERIMGQSPEDIESRRARSDLNGDEALNADGTEPHDQSYLYGDDAKDGKKPQKPRKKFKWFGKDSDDDDASISAVDGEVTPAYDRAVIDDRDDDAPTQALNARRSEAPTTVLGRTPRNTKDYDDEAYDGANDFEHSAGESEDEAPAAPAIPPGVRRPTRDEQAMEDIKRQVGLGSGAGNAQPSAAQESSEAIAASPSFGPPIPQRSEQLQLSGDVTYTLPGAELLPTGPVHKERTEANDAVVEALQETLRQFKVDATVSGFSRGPTVTRYEIELEPGTKVEKVTALSKNIAYAVASSDVRILSPIPGKSAIGIEIPNVDKEIVALGDVLRSNAARKTDHPMVMGVGKDVEGGFVVANLAKMPHLLVAGATGAGKSSFVNSMITSILMRSTPDEVRMVMVDPKRVELTAYEGVPHLITPIITNPKKAAEALQWVVREMDTRYDDLANFGFKHIDDFNKAVRAGKVRPPAGSQRVMKPYPYLLVIVDELADLMMVAPRDVEDSIVRITQLARAAGIHLVLATQRPSVDVVTGLIKANVPSRMAFATSSVTDSRVVLDQPGAEKLLGQGDALFLPMGMSKPMRVQGAWVTESEVHAVVEHVKTQLQPEYREDIEVQAPKKEIDDDIGDDLELLLQATELIVTSQFGSTSMLQRKLRVGFAKAGRLMDLLESRGVVGPSEGSKARDVLVKPDDLPAVLAAMKGGDPTSVSGPADARESALVDNANVNHNIAPRDSGDDFDSAETTAIPYDAVAADLDSLPVVEEYYDGDDDGDSEDAWNLTGR; from the coding sequence ATGCCCGCTGACCAGCATGATCTTCCATTGGTTTTGCGATGGATCCGATCCCTCTGGCTGGGCATAGCTCGAGTGGTGGGCGGTGCGTTCCGGCAGATCGGCCGAGACGTCCGTCCTGATCTTGACGTCCGCCGTGACGGCACCGCTCTGTTCCTCGTGGTCATTGCTGTCCTCATCGCTCTCGTCGAGTGGTGGGGATTGCGTGGCGTTGGCTGGTTCGGCCAGGGCGTTCACAACGTTGCCGCTGGCACGCTCGGCTGGATGGCCGTCGTCGTCCCGTTCTTCCTCTTCATTGGTGCTGCCCGACTCTTCCGTTACCCGGAGAATCACGCCGCCAACAACCGCATTGGCATCGGCCTCACGCTGGGCACCATCGCCGGCGCTGGCATCGCCCACGTCAACGGCGGCATGTTGTCCATCTCCGATTCCTTCTTGAATTTGCTTGAAGGTGGCGGCGTGGTGGGCTATCTCGCCACCGTTCCGCTTGGTGCGCTGATCACTAAATGGGGCGTTCTGGTCCTCAACATTGTGTTGGCGTTCTTGGCCCTTCTCATTGTCACAGCCACGCCTTTCCGCCACATTCCGCGCCGCTTGCGCGCGGGCTACGAGCGCATCATGGGCCAGAGCCCTGAGGACATCGAGAGCCGCCGTGCGCGCAGCGACTTGAACGGCGACGAAGCGCTCAACGCTGACGGCACGGAGCCGCACGATCAGTCTTACCTCTACGGCGACGACGCCAAGGATGGCAAGAAGCCGCAGAAGCCACGCAAGAAGTTCAAGTGGTTCGGCAAGGATTCTGACGACGACGACGCATCGATTTCCGCCGTCGACGGTGAGGTTACGCCGGCATATGACCGTGCCGTGATCGACGATCGCGACGACGACGCTCCCACCCAGGCCCTCAACGCGCGCCGTTCAGAGGCTCCCACGACGGTGTTGGGCCGTACGCCGAGAAACACGAAGGATTACGACGACGAAGCTTACGACGGCGCGAATGACTTCGAACATTCCGCTGGTGAGAGCGAAGACGAGGCTCCTGCAGCCCCTGCCATTCCGCCGGGAGTTCGCCGCCCCACGCGCGACGAGCAAGCGATGGAAGACATCAAGCGTCAGGTAGGGCTCGGCTCCGGTGCCGGAAATGCTCAGCCAAGCGCTGCGCAAGAGAGCAGCGAAGCGATCGCTGCGTCGCCGTCGTTCGGTCCTCCTATCCCGCAGCGCAGCGAGCAATTGCAGCTTTCCGGCGACGTCACCTACACGTTGCCAGGCGCTGAACTGTTGCCTACCGGTCCGGTCCATAAGGAACGTACGGAAGCCAACGACGCTGTGGTTGAAGCCCTGCAGGAGACCCTTCGCCAGTTCAAGGTGGATGCTACGGTTTCCGGCTTTAGCCGCGGCCCAACGGTCACGCGCTACGAGATTGAGCTCGAGCCGGGCACGAAGGTTGAAAAGGTTACCGCGCTGAGCAAGAACATCGCGTACGCGGTGGCTTCGAGCGACGTGCGTATCTTGAGCCCGATCCCTGGTAAGAGTGCAATCGGTATTGAAATTCCGAACGTCGACAAGGAAATTGTGGCGCTCGGCGACGTGCTTCGCTCCAACGCTGCCCGCAAGACTGATCACCCAATGGTGATGGGTGTGGGCAAGGACGTTGAGGGTGGCTTCGTGGTGGCAAACCTCGCGAAGATGCCGCACTTGCTCGTGGCCGGTGCAACCGGTGCCGGTAAGTCGAGCTTCGTGAACTCCATGATCACCTCGATCCTCATGCGTTCGACGCCTGACGAAGTGCGCATGGTCATGGTTGACCCGAAGCGTGTGGAACTGACCGCCTACGAAGGCGTCCCGCACCTCATCACGCCGATCATCACGAACCCCAAGAAGGCCGCCGAGGCGTTGCAGTGGGTAGTCCGCGAAATGGACACGCGTTACGACGACCTCGCGAACTTTGGCTTCAAGCACATCGACGACTTCAACAAGGCCGTGCGTGCTGGCAAGGTGCGTCCGCCAGCTGGCAGCCAGCGCGTCATGAAGCCGTACCCGTACCTTTTGGTGATCGTGGACGAGCTCGCCGACCTCATGATGGTGGCTCCGCGAGACGTGGAAGATTCGATTGTTCGAATCACCCAGCTCGCCCGTGCCGCCGGTATTCACTTGGTGCTTGCAACGCAGCGTCCGTCCGTGGACGTGGTGACTGGTCTGATCAAGGCCAACGTTCCATCCCGTATGGCGTTTGCGACGTCCTCTGTGACTGACTCCCGCGTGGTGCTGGATCAGCCTGGTGCCGAAAAGCTGCTGGGCCAAGGTGACGCACTGTTCTTGCCGATGGGCATGTCCAAGCCGATGCGTGTTCAGGGCGCCTGGGTCACAGAATCTGAAGTGCACGCCGTGGTGGAGCACGTGAAAACGCAGCTCCAGCCTGAATACCGTGAAGACATTGAGGTTCAAGCGCCGAAGAAGGAGATCGACGACGACATCGGAGACGATCTCGAGCTCTTGCTGCAGGCCACCGAGCTCATCGTGACCTCGCAGTTCGGCTCCACGTCCATGCTGCAGCGCAAGCTGCGCGTGGGCTTTGCCAAGGCGGGCCGCTTGATGGACTTGCTGGAATCTCGTGGCGTCGTGGGGCCGTCCGAAGGCTCCAAGGCGCGCGATGTGCTAGTCAAGCCGGATGATCTTCCTGCCGTGCTCGCCGCGATGAAGGGCGGGGACCCCACGTCGGTGTCCGGTCCCGCTGACGCGCGCGAAAGCGCTTTGGTGGATAACGCCAACGTCAACCACAACATTGCGCCGCGCGATTCGGGCGATGACTTCGACAGCGCCGAGACTACGGCTATCCCGTACGACGCCGTCGCTGCAGATCTCGATTCGCTTCCCGTTGTCGAGGAGTACTACGACGGGGACGACGACGGTGACAGCGAAGACGCGTGGAATCTGACGGGCCGATAG
- a CDS encoding DUF3046 domain-containing protein codes for MRVSNFWSLMEDEFGSGYAYVLANQLALTSLGGRTVNEALGDHFEPREIWEAVCDAQDVPQQRRLGKDVPPASGRDRIIDG; via the coding sequence GTGCGAGTAAGTAACTTTTGGTCCCTGATGGAAGACGAGTTCGGAAGCGGCTACGCCTACGTTTTGGCTAATCAGCTGGCGTTGACGAGCCTGGGTGGACGAACCGTCAATGAAGCGTTGGGCGATCATTTTGAGCCTCGCGAAATATGGGAAGCTGTGTGCGACGCCCAGGATGTTCCGCAGCAGCGCAGGCTCGGCAAAGACGTCCCGCCGGCAAGTGGTCGCGACCGAATTATTGACGGATAG
- a CDS encoding CinA family protein → MTTAQPTDAAPEVPRADQFSATELAADVVSCGVVLKKTVATAESLTAGLVAATIADIPGASAVLRGGVVSYDNAVKADLLGVSTDLLAERGSVDPQVAEEMAAGARDKCGADFGISTTGVAGPDAHDGKSVGTVYIGWADASGSGSVEQHFSGDRASIRRQSRDAALTVLRERMKSGSLLANS, encoded by the coding sequence ATGACCACCGCCCAGCCAACTGACGCTGCTCCTGAAGTACCTCGCGCGGACCAGTTCAGCGCAACTGAACTTGCGGCAGACGTGGTGAGCTGCGGCGTCGTACTCAAGAAAACCGTGGCAACTGCCGAATCCCTCACCGCGGGACTGGTCGCCGCCACCATCGCCGATATTCCTGGAGCATCCGCTGTCCTCCGCGGTGGTGTGGTGTCTTATGACAACGCGGTCAAGGCTGATTTGTTGGGCGTCTCGACTGACCTGCTGGCGGAGCGCGGGTCCGTGGATCCTCAAGTCGCTGAAGAGATGGCTGCCGGCGCTCGGGACAAGTGCGGCGCCGACTTCGGAATTTCCACCACCGGTGTTGCCGGACCTGATGCGCATGATGGGAAATCGGTGGGAACTGTCTACATAGGGTGGGCAGACGCCTCTGGCTCAGGTAGTGTGGAGCAACATTTCTCGGGGGACCGGGCCAGTATTCGGCGACAAAGCCGGGATGCCGCGCTCACCGTTCTCCGGGAACGTATGAAGTCTGGGAGTTTGCTAGCAAACTCGTAG
- the miaB gene encoding tRNA (N6-isopentenyl adenosine(37)-C2)-methylthiotransferase MiaB encodes MPDVSESVDVDHSRPRTYEVRTYGCQMNVHDSERLSGLLENAGLELGDPNDGVADVVVFNTCAVRENADNKLYGNLGILAPLKRERPNMQIAVGGCLAQKDRDTILKKAPWVDVVFGTHNIGALPVLLERARHNNEAQLEILESLDVFPSTLPTKRDSLHSGWVSISVGCNNTCTFCIVPSLRGKERDRRPGEILAEIQALVDDGAVEITLLGQNVNSYGVEFGDREAFSKLLRACGEIEGLERVRFTSPHPAAFTDDVIEAMAETHNVMPQLHMPLQSGSDKVLKEMRRSYRSKKFLGILDKVRERIPNAAITTDIIVGFPGETEEDFQATLDVVEASRFSSAFTFQYSKRPGTPAATMEHQLPKEVVQERYERLTALQDRISAEENQRQVGTEVEILVTENQGRKAEQTHRLSGRSQDQRLVHFSVPEGAEIPRPGDMVTTKITQAAPFHLIADPATPAEYHLRRTRAGDAWDRAQAASCGVPSTGSANSDGGPVKVSLGLPTIPVRK; translated from the coding sequence GTGCCTGACGTGTCTGAATCTGTAGACGTTGACCACAGCCGCCCCCGCACCTATGAAGTGCGCACCTACGGCTGCCAAATGAACGTTCACGATTCCGAGCGACTCTCTGGCCTGCTCGAGAACGCAGGGCTGGAACTGGGCGACCCCAACGACGGCGTCGCTGACGTTGTGGTTTTCAATACCTGTGCGGTTCGTGAGAACGCCGACAACAAGCTCTACGGAAACCTCGGCATCCTTGCACCGTTGAAGCGAGAGCGTCCCAACATGCAGATCGCCGTGGGCGGCTGCCTCGCGCAAAAGGACCGGGACACCATCCTGAAGAAGGCGCCTTGGGTGGACGTCGTCTTTGGTACCCACAATATTGGCGCTCTGCCGGTGTTGCTCGAACGCGCTCGTCACAACAACGAGGCGCAGCTCGAAATTCTTGAGTCTCTCGACGTCTTCCCGTCGACCTTGCCAACGAAGCGCGATTCCCTGCACTCCGGTTGGGTCTCCATCTCCGTAGGTTGCAACAACACCTGCACGTTCTGCATCGTGCCCTCTCTTCGTGGCAAGGAACGTGACCGCCGTCCAGGTGAGATTCTTGCCGAAATTCAGGCCCTCGTTGACGACGGCGCCGTGGAAATTACGTTGCTTGGCCAGAATGTGAACTCCTACGGTGTCGAATTCGGCGACCGCGAAGCGTTCAGCAAATTGCTTCGCGCGTGCGGTGAAATCGAAGGCTTGGAGCGCGTGCGCTTCACGAGCCCTCACCCAGCAGCTTTCACGGATGATGTCATCGAGGCGATGGCCGAGACTCACAACGTCATGCCGCAGCTTCACATGCCATTGCAGTCCGGCAGCGACAAGGTGCTCAAAGAGATGCGCCGCTCTTACCGATCCAAGAAGTTCTTGGGCATCCTGGACAAGGTGCGCGAACGCATTCCGAACGCTGCCATCACCACGGACATCATTGTGGGCTTCCCGGGAGAGACCGAAGAAGATTTCCAAGCAACCCTCGACGTCGTGGAAGCATCTCGCTTCTCGAGCGCTTTCACGTTCCAGTACTCAAAGCGTCCGGGAACGCCGGCTGCCACCATGGAACACCAGTTACCCAAGGAAGTGGTCCAGGAACGCTATGAGCGCCTGACCGCTCTGCAGGACCGCATTTCTGCCGAGGAGAACCAGCGCCAGGTGGGCACCGAGGTGGAGATCCTCGTAACCGAAAACCAGGGCCGCAAGGCTGAACAGACGCACCGCTTGAGCGGCCGCTCGCAGGACCAGCGCTTGGTGCACTTCAGCGTTCCAGAAGGTGCCGAAATCCCACGCCCTGGCGACATGGTCACCACCAAGATCACGCAGGCCGCACCGTTCCACCTCATCGCCGATCCTGCGACCCCTGCCGAATACCACTTGCGCCGCACGCGTGCTGGCGACGCATGGGATCGCGCGCAGGCTGCGTCGTGTGGAGTACCTTCCACTGGCTCTGCAAACTCCGACGGCGGACCGGTCAAGGTGTCGCTGGGTCTTCCAACCATCCCGGTGCGCAAATAG